In the genome of Quercus robur chromosome 3, dhQueRobu3.1, whole genome shotgun sequence, one region contains:
- the LOC126717402 gene encoding uncharacterized protein LOC126717402: MDSWVKWVDSDPPTAILQLEVPCWELEVTLLSKLSFKWKVGGLLNKILVVSSPLIKGKVLANYFCYVKIGRFLSWLKDVANENLSGMVLVLFVNLEIGTRFLLVVGIGLLPVLFVLPLRRPFKIWCKEGAGNFGLDK, from the exons ATGGACAGTTGGGTTAAGTGGGTTGATTCTGATCCACCTACAGCCATATTGCAGCTAGAGGTGCCGTGCTGGGAACTTGAGGTAACCCTTCTTTCTAAGCTTTCCTTCAAGTGGAAAGTTGGTGGTCTTCTCAACAAGATA CTTGTTGTGAGCAGTCCTCTAATCAAGGGCAAG GTTTTGGCAAATTACTTTTGCTATGTCAAGATTGGTAGGTTCCTGTCATGGTTGAAGGATGTTGCAAATGAAAATCTAAGTGGCATGGTGCTTGTGTTATTTGTAAATCTAGAGATTGGTACAAGGTTCTTGCTGGTTGTTGGCATTGGCTTACTACCAGTGCTATTTGTCCTTCCATTAAGGAGGCCATTTAAAATCTGGTGTAAAGAGGGTGCTGGTAATTTTGGTCTTGACAAGTAG